The region GGGATTAATTTGGGATTCCAGCGCCTTAAGCTTTGCGTCGCGGCTTAAAATCTGATTCACATAATTGTTCCGGACCAGGTACTGGATACGGCCGGCCATGGTGTCAAAATGCTGGTGCAGCCTGCTGATTTCATCGGTCCGTTTACTGTAGTCCACCTCCACCTCAGGCATCTTAAGCTCCGTGCTGCTGAAAAACTCCATCTTCTGTATTAAAAGGTCGAAGTCCTTTAAAATGTAGCGGGTCAGGCGCCTGGAAAATGTCATGGCAGCGATGAAGCCTACAATGAGCATGGCCAGGATAAGGCGGTAGGCCATGCCTGTGGAATTGGAAATCTGGTCATAGGGGACCAGGTTTATGTAGGTCCAGTTGTAGTAGGGAATGGTGTTCTTAACTGCAAAATAGCTGTGACCGTTCTGGTGTACGATGCTGTAGGGCTGGCCGGTCTGTTTCATGAACCCATTGGCGGTTTCCGGGTCAATCCCGTCAGAGGTGTATATGAGCTGGTCCCCGTCAAAGAGAATGTAGCCGGAGTCGCCGTAGGTGGTTACCGCACGGTTGGCATCCCTTACAATCCGGTCCAGATCCACAAAGACCAGCAGGTCTCCCAGATGGTCCAGCTCCAGGTTGTATACCTTCCTGACGCTGCGGCTGAGTATATACAGGCCGTGGTCATAGTCAATGGTCCAGGTAATGGCTCCTTCCCGTTCCCTGGCCTTGTCCACCGCGTCCCGTACCGTGTCCGTATCCGCATTGTTTATGACCACGAAATTAGTCAGGTTTTGGAAATGCCGGTTATTTAACGCAATAGCAGCCACACCGTTATTTTTGTAGGCCTGCTGGTAATTGTTGATGGCTGCGCTGATTCGGGGGTTGTTGTCGGACCATATAAGGGGATCATCCGTACTGTCAATGCGGTTTAGGGAATCCTGAATCACGGAGGAGGAGATGATGACAGAGGAAAGGGTCTCGATGCTTTTTAAATTGCCGGAAATGGTCTGGGAGGAAAAGGACAGATTTCCGGCAATGGCCTTGTAGAGCTGTTCATTGTATGCATTGGAGGAAATGCGCAGCCCCATGAGCGCTATGAATAGAATCAGCACCACATTGGACAATACAACGGCCAGCAGTTTATTTTTCATGGAGAGATTTTCAAAATCACGTTTTATCTGGTTCAGGTATCTCATACGTTACTCCTGTTTTCAGTGGGAATTGACTGTCTTAGATTAATATAAACCATATCGTTCAACAGGACAAGGAAAAGTTGCATCCGCATAAACTGTATGAAAAAGTCGGAAAATTAACCATGGACATCGGTTTTATTGATTGGTTTGACAAGAAAAAGCAGGTATAATCAATTCATCAAAAGCAACTAAAGAACGAGGGAGGTTTTCAATCATGAAAAAGAAATTAGCACTTGTGCTTACAGCTGCCCTGGCGGCGGCAAGCCTGACAGCATGCGGCGGTTCCGGTACCGCAGATACAAAGGCGGCCGGTTCACAGGCAGAAGGAGCATCCGGGGAAAACGCTGCATCCGGGGAAAACGCTGCATCCGGGGAAAACGCTGCATCCGGGGATGGTTCGGAGATGGTGGTTGCCTGGTGGGGCAATCAGGTGAGAAATGTGCGTACACAGGCTATCTTAGAGCTGTATTCCGAACAGAATCCCGGAGTTACCTTTGACGGACAATTTTCAGAGTGGGCAGATTACTGGAACAAGCTGGCTACGGCCGCTGCCGGTCATTCCATGCCGGACATTGTCCAGATGGATTACAAGTATATCCAGCAGTATGTAAACAATGATTTGCTGGTGGACTTGACGCCTTATATTCAAAACGGAACCATCGACGTGGCAGACTGTAATGAAGATGTACTGAACTCCGGTAAGGTAGGGGACGGACTTTATGCAATCTGCAACGGCATCAATGCACCTGCGCTACTGTACAACAAGACAGCCCTGGATGAGGCAGGCATCACGGTAAAAGATAATATGACCATGGACGAGTTCATTGCACTCTGCAAGGAAATCAGGGAAAAGACAGGATATAAGACCAACATTGCATATAACAATGGTGAGAATTTCATCGAGTATTTCCTGCGCGCCAATGATGTAGTCATGTTCGAGGACGGAAAACTGGGCGGAACAGCAGAGGATTATGTATCCTATTTTAAACTCTATGAGGATGGCATAAGGGACGGATGGGTTGTGGATCCTTCCATCTTTGCAGAGAGGACCATCGGATCCGTGGAGCAGGACCCAATGGTGTATGGTTCCAATCCTGAAACCATGTCATGGTGTGCGTTTAACTATACCAACCAGCTCACAGCCATCCGAAGCGCCGCACCTGAGGGTGTGGAGATTGCCATAACCACCTGGCCTTCAGCAGACCCTGTCAAGTCCGATTATCTGAAGCCAAGCCAGTTTTTCGCCATCACAAAGGACAGCACAAATCCGGAAGAGGCGGCAAAGGTCCTGAATTTCATCACAAACTCAGTGGAATGTAATGAAATCCTTCTGGGAGAGAGAGGCATTCCTCTGTCATCAGCAGTGGCAGATTCCATTGCGCCTAAGATGGATGAGACCAGCCAGGAAGTGATTAAGTTCATCAACGAAGTTGTATCTGACAATTCTTCCCAGATCAATCCGCCTGCTGCCGACGGTTCAAGCGAGGTAAACGATCTTCTGAATAAGCTGGAGGAACAGGTACGTTACGGTCAGATGACGGCTGAGGATGCCGGTCAGCAGCTGTTTACAGAAGGCTCAAAGATTATGGAGTCCAAGAAAAATTAGCAAATTAAAAAAGAGCGGCTGTTGTAGGTCGCTCTTTTCATAAGGCGAGGAGGAGAGGCTATGAAGGCATTAAAGCAGCAGCTCAGCAAGGAAAGTGTGGCCGGTGTCCTGTTTACACTGCCATTTACCATTGGATTCCTGCTGTTCATGATTGTTCCAATGGGAATTTCATTGTATTATTCGTTCTGTGATTATGACATTCTTTCACCGCCTGTTTTTACAGGACTTAAGAATTTTATTTCCATGTTCCAGGATGAAACGTTTTTTAAAACACTGAAGGTAACTTTTTTCTTTGCATTTGTGTCTGTTCCGCTCAAACTTCTGTTTGCTTTGATTGTGGCCATGCTCTTGCTGGAAAATTCCAAAATGTCCGGTTTCTACAGGGCAGCCTATTATCTTCCCTCCATTATCGGAGGTTCCGTGGCAGTATCCATCTTATGGAAGAGGATGTTTGCCATGGACGGCGTGGTGAATAAGCTTCTGGGAATGGTGGGAATCCAGACCAGCTTTTCGTGGCTGGGAGATACCAGAACAGCTATATGGGTCCTCATATTGCTGGTGGTCTGGCAGTTTGGTTCATCCATGCTTATCTTCCTCTCATCCTTAAAACAGGTTCCGCAGTCCCTGTACGAGGCGGCAGAGGTGGACGGCGCCAGCGCGCCGGCAAAATTCTTTAAGATTACCCTGCCCCTGCTGACCCCCACCATATTTTTCAACCTGGTCATGCAGATGATTAACGGCTTTCTGGCCTTTACCCAGTGCTATATCATCACCCAGGGAAAACCCATGAATTCAACCCTGCTCTATACTGTTTACATGTATAAGCAGTCCTTTGAATTCTACAACACAGGATATGGTGCGGCCCTTGCATGGGTCATGCTGGCTGTGATTGGTCTGATAACCCTGTTCCTGTTTGCAACGAAACGGTTCTGGGTATATGAAGGAGGGCTTTAATCATGAAAGAGAAGCGAGTGGTTAAAAAAGCAGTATACCATATCATTGTTTTCGTCATCGGCATCATCATGATTTATCCCCTTATATGGATGGTCATGAGTTCTTTTAAGGAGAACAGCACCATATTCTCCACAGCGGGCAGCCTGATTCCGGAGAAATTTATAGTCAGCAATTATTCCACGGGATGGAAGGGCTTTGGAAAGATTTCCTTTGCCACCTTCTTCAAAAACTCCATCTTCATCTCAGTGGTGGCCACCCTGGGAACCGTGGCCTCCTCCGCCCTGGTGGCCTACGGATTTGCTAGATTCAAATTCAGAGGCAAGAGCATCCTGTTTGCTGTCATGCTGCTCTCCATGATGCTTCCCGCCCAGGTACTCATGATCCCCCAGTATCTGTGGTATCAGAAGCTGGGCTGGGTGGGCTCCTATATGCCGTTGACTGTTCCATATTTCTTTGCCATACAGGGATTTTTTGTGTACCTGATTTCC is a window of Enterocloster clostridioformis DNA encoding:
- a CDS encoding sensor histidine kinase; the protein is MRYLNQIKRDFENLSMKNKLLAVVLSNVVLILFIALMGLRISSNAYNEQLYKAIAGNLSFSSQTISGNLKSIETLSSVIISSSVIQDSLNRIDSTDDPLIWSDNNPRISAAINNYQQAYKNNGVAAIALNNRHFQNLTNFVVINNADTDTVRDAVDKAREREGAITWTIDYDHGLYILSRSVRKVYNLELDHLGDLLVFVDLDRIVRDANRAVTTYGDSGYILFDGDQLIYTSDGIDPETANGFMKQTGQPYSIVHQNGHSYFAVKNTIPYYNWTYINLVPYDQISNSTGMAYRLILAMLIVGFIAAMTFSRRLTRYILKDFDLLIQKMEFFSSTELKMPEVEVDYSKRTDEISRLHQHFDTMAGRIQYLVRNNYVNQILSRDAKLKALESQINPHFLYNTLETINWRAKALKDQQISSMVESLGTLLRATLSSKKPLVTLDYEIGLAGSYMTIQKIRFEDRLLFHVECPEELGKALILPLTIQPLLENAIRYGMEEMMDTCEISIRTMKEGGLLIVEVSNEGSVFEDGLLEKLQDGTKNAHGFGIGLVNIHQRIQMLFGEAYGLSFKNENEKAIAIITIPYKTEEDDYA
- a CDS encoding ABC transporter substrate-binding protein, which translates into the protein MKKKLALVLTAALAAASLTACGGSGTADTKAAGSQAEGASGENAASGENAASGENAASGDGSEMVVAWWGNQVRNVRTQAILELYSEQNPGVTFDGQFSEWADYWNKLATAAAGHSMPDIVQMDYKYIQQYVNNDLLVDLTPYIQNGTIDVADCNEDVLNSGKVGDGLYAICNGINAPALLYNKTALDEAGITVKDNMTMDEFIALCKEIREKTGYKTNIAYNNGENFIEYFLRANDVVMFEDGKLGGTAEDYVSYFKLYEDGIRDGWVVDPSIFAERTIGSVEQDPMVYGSNPETMSWCAFNYTNQLTAIRSAAPEGVEIAITTWPSADPVKSDYLKPSQFFAITKDSTNPEEAAKVLNFITNSVECNEILLGERGIPLSSAVADSIAPKMDETSQEVIKFINEVVSDNSSQINPPAADGSSEVNDLLNKLEEQVRYGQMTAEDAGQQLFTEGSKIMESKKN
- a CDS encoding carbohydrate ABC transporter permease; translation: MKALKQQLSKESVAGVLFTLPFTIGFLLFMIVPMGISLYYSFCDYDILSPPVFTGLKNFISMFQDETFFKTLKVTFFFAFVSVPLKLLFALIVAMLLLENSKMSGFYRAAYYLPSIIGGSVAVSILWKRMFAMDGVVNKLLGMVGIQTSFSWLGDTRTAIWVLILLVVWQFGSSMLIFLSSLKQVPQSLYEAAEVDGASAPAKFFKITLPLLTPTIFFNLVMQMINGFLAFTQCYIITQGKPMNSTLLYTVYMYKQSFEFYNTGYGAALAWVMLAVIGLITLFLFATKRFWVYEGGL
- a CDS encoding carbohydrate ABC transporter permease: MKEKRVVKKAVYHIIVFVIGIIMIYPLIWMVMSSFKENSTIFSTAGSLIPEKFIVSNYSTGWKGFGKISFATFFKNSIFISVVATLGTVASSALVAYGFARFKFRGKSILFAVMLLSMMLPAQVLMIPQYLWYQKLGWVGSYMPLTVPYFFAIQGFFVYLISNFISGIPTELDEAAKIDGCSYAGIFTRIMLPLIKPALVTACIFSFMWRWDDFLSALLYVSKSSMYPVSLALKLFCDPGSSSDYGAMFAMATLSILPSILIFLFFQKYLVEGISTSGLKG